From a single Maylandia zebra isolate NMK-2024a linkage group LG3, Mzebra_GT3a, whole genome shotgun sequence genomic region:
- the rbpjb gene encoding recombination signal binding protein for immunoglobulin kappa J region b isoform X2: protein MAPVVTGKFGERPQPQRLTREAMRNYLKERGDQTVMILHAKVAQKSYGNEKRFFCPPPCVYLMGSGWKKKKDQMERDGCSDQESQPCAFIGIGNSDQEMQQLNLEGKNYCTAKTLYISDSDKRKHFMLSVKMFYGNSADIGVFLSKRIKVISKPSKKKQSLKNADLCIASGTKVALFNRLRSQTVSTRYLHVEGGNFHASSQQWGAFYIHLLDDEESEGEEFTVRDGYIHYGQTVKLVCSVTGMALPRLIIRKVDKQTALLDADDPVSQLHKCAFYLKDTERMYLCLSQERIIQFQATPCPKEPNKEMINDGASWTIISTDKAEYTFYEGMGPVHSPVTPVPVVESLQLNGGGDVAMLELTGQNFTPNLRVWFGDVEAETMYRCAESMLCVVPDISAFREGWRWVRQPVQVPVTLVRNDGIIYSTTLTFTYTPEPGPRPHCSAAGAILRASNSGLLSNSSQEAGSSVYGSNSTSNAGVTSSSSTAAAVVS from the exons GAAGTTCGGGGAGCGCCCTCAGCCACAGCGCCTAACAAG AGAAGCGATGAGGAATTACCTGAAGGAGCGAGGAGACCAAACTGTCATGATCCTACACGCAAAAGTTGCACAGAAATCCTATGGCAATGAGAAAAG GTTCTTCTGCCCTCCTCCCTGTGTGTACCTGATGGGCAGCGgctggaagaaaaagaaggaccAGATGGAGCGAGACGGCTGCTCCGACCAGGAGTCGCAGCCTTGCGCCTTCATCGGCATCGGCAACAGCGACCAAGAAATGCAACAGCTCAACTTAGAGGGAAAG AATTATTGCACAGCCAAAACCTTGTACATATCCGACTCTGACAAGAGAAAGCACTTCATGTTGTCTGTCAAGATGTTCTACGGCAACAGCGCGGACATCGGCGTCTTCCTCAGCAAGAGGATCAAAGTCATCTCCAAGCCCTCCAAAAAGAAGCAGTCCCTCAAAAATGCTGACT TGTGCATTGCATCGGGGACCAAGGTGGCACTGTTCAACCGACTGCGCTCCCAAACAGTCAGCACGCGGTATCTACACGTGGAGGGTGGCAACTTTCACGCCAGCTCCCAACAGTGGGGCGCTTTCTACATCCACCTGT TGGACGATGAGGAGTCAGAAGGAGAGGAGTTCACTGTGAGAGACGGTTATATCCACTACGGCCAGACGGTCAAGCTGGTCTGCTCCGTCACCGGCATGGCCCTGCCCAGACTG ATCATCCGGAAGGTGGACAAGCAGACGGCGCTGCTGGACGCCGATGACCCCGTCTCCCAGCTCCACAAGTGTGCCTTCTACCTGAAGGACACAGAGCGCATGTACCTGTGCCTTTCCCAAGAAAGGATCATCCAGTTTCAA GCCACTCCATGCCCAAAGGAACCAAACAAGGAGATGATCAACGACGGAGCCTCCTGGACAATCATCAGCACAGACAAGGCCGAATACACCTTCTACGAGGGCATGGGCCCCGTCCACTCGCCTGTCACCCCGGTGCCTGTGGTGGAGAGCTTACAG CTAAACGGCGGCGGGGATGTCGCCATGCTGGAGCTGACGGGACAGAACTTCACTCCAAATCTGCGGGTCTGGTTCGGAGACGTTGAGGCTGAGACCATGTACAG GTGTGCCGAGAGCATGCTGTGTGTGGTGCCCGACATCTCCGCCTTCCGCGAGGGCTGGCGCTGGGTGCGACAGCCCGTCCAGGTGCCCGTCACTTTGGTGAGGAACGACGGCATCATCTACTCCACCACACTGACCTTCACCTACACGCCAGAGCCGGGACCGAGGCCACACTGCAGCGCCGCCGGCGCCATCCTGCGGGCCAGCAACTCGGGCCTGCTCAGCAACAGCAGCCAGGAGGCCGGCTCCAGCGTCTACGGCTCCAACAGCACTTCCAACGCAGGAGTCACGTCTTCTTCCTCCACCGCCGCAGCCGTGGTCTCCTAA
- the rbpjb gene encoding recombination signal binding protein for immunoglobulin kappa J region b isoform X1 — MRNYLKERGDQTVMILHAKVAQKSYGNEKRFFCPPPCVYLMGSGWKKKKDQMERDGCSDQESQPCAFIGIGNSDQEMQQLNLEGKNYCTAKTLYISDSDKRKHFMLSVKMFYGNSADIGVFLSKRIKVISKPSKKKQSLKNADLCIASGTKVALFNRLRSQTVSTRYLHVEGGNFHASSQQWGAFYIHLLDDEESEGEEFTVRDGYIHYGQTVKLVCSVTGMALPRLIIRKVDKQTALLDADDPVSQLHKCAFYLKDTERMYLCLSQERIIQFQATPCPKEPNKEMINDGASWTIISTDKAEYTFYEGMGPVHSPVTPVPVVESLQLNGGGDVAMLELTGQNFTPNLRVWFGDVEAETMYRCAESMLCVVPDISAFREGWRWVRQPVQVPVTLVRNDGIIYSTTLTFTYTPEPGPRPHCSAAGAILRASNSGLLSNSSQEAGSSVYGSNSTSNAGVTSSSSTAAAVVS, encoded by the exons ATGAGGAATTACCTGAAGGAGCGAGGAGACCAAACTGTCATGATCCTACACGCAAAAGTTGCACAGAAATCCTATGGCAATGAGAAAAG GTTCTTCTGCCCTCCTCCCTGTGTGTACCTGATGGGCAGCGgctggaagaaaaagaaggaccAGATGGAGCGAGACGGCTGCTCCGACCAGGAGTCGCAGCCTTGCGCCTTCATCGGCATCGGCAACAGCGACCAAGAAATGCAACAGCTCAACTTAGAGGGAAAG AATTATTGCACAGCCAAAACCTTGTACATATCCGACTCTGACAAGAGAAAGCACTTCATGTTGTCTGTCAAGATGTTCTACGGCAACAGCGCGGACATCGGCGTCTTCCTCAGCAAGAGGATCAAAGTCATCTCCAAGCCCTCCAAAAAGAAGCAGTCCCTCAAAAATGCTGACT TGTGCATTGCATCGGGGACCAAGGTGGCACTGTTCAACCGACTGCGCTCCCAAACAGTCAGCACGCGGTATCTACACGTGGAGGGTGGCAACTTTCACGCCAGCTCCCAACAGTGGGGCGCTTTCTACATCCACCTGT TGGACGATGAGGAGTCAGAAGGAGAGGAGTTCACTGTGAGAGACGGTTATATCCACTACGGCCAGACGGTCAAGCTGGTCTGCTCCGTCACCGGCATGGCCCTGCCCAGACTG ATCATCCGGAAGGTGGACAAGCAGACGGCGCTGCTGGACGCCGATGACCCCGTCTCCCAGCTCCACAAGTGTGCCTTCTACCTGAAGGACACAGAGCGCATGTACCTGTGCCTTTCCCAAGAAAGGATCATCCAGTTTCAA GCCACTCCATGCCCAAAGGAACCAAACAAGGAGATGATCAACGACGGAGCCTCCTGGACAATCATCAGCACAGACAAGGCCGAATACACCTTCTACGAGGGCATGGGCCCCGTCCACTCGCCTGTCACCCCGGTGCCTGTGGTGGAGAGCTTACAG CTAAACGGCGGCGGGGATGTCGCCATGCTGGAGCTGACGGGACAGAACTTCACTCCAAATCTGCGGGTCTGGTTCGGAGACGTTGAGGCTGAGACCATGTACAG GTGTGCCGAGAGCATGCTGTGTGTGGTGCCCGACATCTCCGCCTTCCGCGAGGGCTGGCGCTGGGTGCGACAGCCCGTCCAGGTGCCCGTCACTTTGGTGAGGAACGACGGCATCATCTACTCCACCACACTGACCTTCACCTACACGCCAGAGCCGGGACCGAGGCCACACTGCAGCGCCGCCGGCGCCATCCTGCGGGCCAGCAACTCGGGCCTGCTCAGCAACAGCAGCCAGGAGGCCGGCTCCAGCGTCTACGGCTCCAACAGCACTTCCAACGCAGGAGTCACGTCTTCTTCCTCCACCGCCGCAGCCGTGGTCTCCTAA